The nucleotide window ACGGCCAGCGTTTGATGCAGCAGGAACGCACGATTCGTCGTCTGCGTGACGAGATCAAGTCGTTGAAGGCGGGTCGTGGCCAGGACGAGCCGCCGATGACGCTGGAAGACGAACGCCCGCCTCATTATTGAGCGAACGCTGGTGGCAGTTTCGATCCGAATCGTCGCCTTTCGCTCCCGCGAAAGTAGCGTCCTCTTGCGCATCTTTGGCCGCGTGGCAGGCGACGATTGGGGCTGGCGGTCAGGGCGTAGGTTCGCCGGCTAGGAAGACGTGTCGCCCGGGCGCGATGGCGATCAAGTAGTGGTTCCGGCCATCTTCGATCGAAACCGACGTTTGCACCGGAGTTCCGATTTCGCCCCCGTCGAAACCCAGCGGTGTCAACGTGACCGCGTGGGAACCTGTGGGCAATTCGGCCCGCAAGACCTGGACTTCGCGTGGCAACAGTCCCCAGCAGCGAGTGTCCGCTGATTCGCTGGCGCTCCACGCGGATGCCGCGGCCAGATGGAACAACTTGCCCGGCGTGCCGGATAAACCCAATTGCCGGCCGGCCGTGGCGACCATCGATTCCTTGGTCACCCGACGCATCACCGCGCGGGCGATTGTCCATGGCCGTTCGATTTCGTTTTGCCGGATCGCCAAGTCGGCGACATCGGTCAGCGTTTGGGTCGCTCCGTAGACTTGACCGTCGATCGTGGTCGCCAGTGCGGCGGTGGGCGAATCGGGAATCGCCACGACGGGGATTTTGACGCTGGCAATGTTGCCCAAGATCACTTGGCGATCATCATCGTCTTCCTCGGAATCCTCGTCGTTGCTGACGTTACTGAGTAGAGCCGACGCGATGTTCATCGCCGTTGTCGTCGTTTCCGCTTCTTGTTCGACCAACACCGGGCCGCGTCCGACACAGGCCAAGACATAAATCACGCCGTGTCCCGGACGGCTGTGGGTGCCGCCGCTGGCGCGAGCGATGTCTTCGTGGGCCGGTCGAAAGTCCGGACGAATCTGACTGACCAACTGGTATGCCTTGGTCGCATCGTCATAGTCGCGGTGGGTGGCTTCGCGAAGCACACCACGCAGGTACGACGTCATCGCCATCGGCTGGTACGCTTGGGTACCCGCTTCGGCCACCGTTTCCATCAACCCGCGTTCTTCGGCGTGCTTGGCCAATTCCTGTTGCTTCATCTGGGCCTGCAGCGTGTACGCTTCCGCGTCGGCGGCGTCGCGTGATAGCGAACACAGCGCCAGCATGCTGCGGATCATCACTTGCTCGTAACCGCTGCTGCGATAGATCCGTGTCCGGTCGTCGGTGACCATCGATGCGGTATCGGCCAGCGGTGTCAGCAGCGGTCGGCTGTCGAACTGGTCACGCAGTTTTCGCAAGCGTTGTTCGGCGGCCAATGAATCGCCCGACGCCAATTCGACGATCGCCAAGTCCAGCGCCGCAGCGTCGCTTTCTTTGGATCGGCTGTCGGCGATTTCACGCAGCGTCGCATCGGCCGCGCCGAGGTCACCCGCGGCAAAGGCGGATCGCGCCGTCGCCATGTCGGGGCGGTGCACCGCGCAACCAACACTGCACACCGCCATTGCCAGCACGACGGCCGTCCACACCGGGGCAGGGCGGGCGTTTCGAAACGCGGGGGCGGATGACAGGTCGGACGACATCGGCAAAGGGCGACTCAGCCGTCGGCTTGGTCGAACAGACCGAAATTCCACCACTTGCCGGCACGCGTCTTGTGGTAACCCTTGCGGATCTTCGCCGACTCCTTCAAATAGTCGCCGCTGTGAAGGTTGACCATTTCCAGGGTCAACAGGTAATCACGCTGGGTGCTTTTGTTGCGATCGGTCGTCCCTGTGGTGATCGTGCCGTACAGCAAGTAGTCGACCGGCGTGCCTTGGCGGCCCAGGGCGGCGGCAAAGATCGATCGGTTTTCCGGCAGATACAGCGAATCGGGACGCATCCGGGTTTCTCGCAGGGCGGCGTCGACCATTCGCCGACTGATGCTGCGGAACGTTTGGGCACCGTTGATTTGCGAATCGATTCGCTCGTAAAGCTGTTCTTTAAAGTCCACCAGTTCTTCGGCGGACCGATTTTCCAGGCCGATGAAGCAGACGGTTGCCGGACCGGTCGACAGTGCCGGGGTGACCGAACCGTCGATCGCCGGAGCCATCATTTCGCCGGGAACGAAACCCGCGGGCTGGACGCTGGGCGGGCAACGCGACAGCAATTTCGCGACCGATTCATCGACCAACGGGTTCCACGTGGCGGCACCCGCGGCGTGGCTGCCGACCATGTCTTTGTCGTCCGACGCCAGCATGTGTCCGTATTGGTGCGACGCGCATCCGGTGGCCGCCATACCGGTGGTGGCAACCAGGGCGAGGCCCGTCAGGCGGCGGGCGAAGGTTCGGCGAGAGCAGGTCGCAGATCCGACGCGGGTTTGGTGACTCGAGCGTGTCGCGGCACGTTGGGTCGCACTGCAATGGGGTTGATCTGACATCGGACTCAAGTTTTCTCTACTGGTTTGCCAGGAAAATGGCTCAATCGGCTCGCAGTCGGCTTGTCGCCAGCGTCGGAGCTATCAAAATGTCGCCGCCGGAGGCCAGGTCACGTTCGAGAACACTGCCCCGACCCGGTCGCCGGCTCCTTTGAACACTTCCGCGGCGATTCGATCCGGCCGCACCGCAAGCCCCAATCACGATCATCTGATCGGATGTCGGGCGATGACGGGTCGGCATTTGCCGCGATGCCGACATCTTTTCGCTGACCGACCGAAACGGCGAAGTTGACGTAGAATCCCCATATTCTGATCTCGGCGCCTTTTGCCCTCGATTTCTCCACCCCCCAACTGTCCAGCATGTCCCTGATCGACGCGACGTCCACCGTTACCGCTATCGCCCAGTCCACCGCCGTCGCTGTCGCCGCCGGCGTCGGTGATTCGGTGGCCGACCCCCGCGACAGCTTTGCGGACGTGACGGCGTCGCCGACCGCAATGGTCGATGACGACGACGATGATGATGACGACGACGACGGGGAAGAGGACTTCGACGACGATGACGGCCAGGACGGGGACGGCAATTCGGGTGACGGCGGGTTCGGCGACGGGCTGGACGAAGACGACGACATCGATGAATTCGATGACATCGACGAAGACGACTTCGATGACGATTTCGACGACGACTTCGAAGAAGAGCTGGACGACGATTACGAGATCGAAATCGACG belongs to Crateriforma spongiae and includes:
- a CDS encoding SlyX family protein codes for the protein MNRDPDHRLTQLEIQLAHQIRLLDQLNDVVVEHGQRLMQQERTIRRLRDEIKSLKAGRGQDEPPMTLEDERPPHY
- a CDS encoding penicillin-binding protein activator LpoB, with translation MSDQPHCSATQRAATRSSHQTRVGSATCSRRTFARRLTGLALVATTGMAATGCASHQYGHMLASDDKDMVGSHAAGAATWNPLVDESVAKLLSRCPPSVQPAGFVPGEMMAPAIDGSVTPALSTGPATVCFIGLENRSAEELVDFKEQLYERIDSQINGAQTFRSISRRMVDAALRETRMRPDSLYLPENRSIFAAALGRQGTPVDYLLYGTITTGTTDRNKSTQRDYLLTLEMVNLHSGDYLKESAKIRKGYHKTRAGKWWNFGLFDQADG